In Frondihabitans sp. PAMC 28766, the following proteins share a genomic window:
- a CDS encoding amino acid permease: MSSAKPTLTADRRNSKSLLGLPAASALVVGSVIGTGVFALPSALASFGPISLIAFALVTVGALALALVFGRLTTRVPGSGGPYLYARAAFGDFAGFLNAWSYWVTAWAGNAAIVVALTGYVEVFVNRDHSILGSIVIAVIALWIPVLINLSGVRSMGAAQLVLTVLKIVPLALVALIGLFFLNPANFGPFNASGTSVIGALAGAGAIALFAYLGIETASVAAGHVKNPGKNVPRATVWGTIICAVVYLLGTLAVFGTVSNKHLRISTAPFSDAANSIFGGAWSGDIVALAAIVSGIGCLVAWTFIVGEMPNAAAKDGMFPAVFARERHGVPVLGILVSTVLATLLTVVAYTSFQQVFTTVVLLTVFTSVVPYLFSAAAQCYWLISGRRAMAWRAFAKDMTVAVVALAFTFWALAGSGQQACYYGVFCFLLGVPLYVWLRTSKAKKTSPTTSDPTDSVTPADVPPLNKELVP, encoded by the coding sequence ATGTCCTCAGCCAAGCCGACCTTGACCGCCGATCGCCGGAACTCGAAATCGCTCCTCGGTCTGCCGGCCGCGTCCGCGCTCGTGGTCGGTTCCGTCATCGGTACCGGTGTCTTCGCCCTGCCGTCCGCCCTGGCATCTTTTGGGCCCATCAGCCTGATCGCGTTCGCCTTAGTGACAGTGGGAGCTCTCGCTCTCGCTCTCGTCTTCGGACGCCTCACCACGCGAGTACCCGGATCCGGTGGCCCCTACCTTTACGCCCGTGCCGCGTTCGGCGACTTCGCCGGCTTCCTGAATGCCTGGAGTTACTGGGTGACCGCGTGGGCGGGTAACGCCGCGATCGTGGTGGCCCTCACCGGTTACGTTGAGGTGTTCGTCAACCGAGACCACAGCATCCTCGGCTCCATCGTGATTGCGGTGATCGCGCTCTGGATCCCCGTGTTGATCAACCTGTCAGGCGTGCGCAGTATGGGAGCAGCCCAGCTGGTGCTCACTGTTTTGAAAATCGTGCCGCTCGCCCTCGTAGCGCTTATCGGTCTTTTCTTTCTGAACCCGGCGAACTTCGGCCCGTTCAATGCCTCGGGCACCAGCGTCATCGGTGCCTTGGCCGGAGCCGGGGCGATTGCCTTGTTCGCCTACCTGGGCATCGAGACGGCGTCGGTAGCTGCCGGTCACGTCAAAAACCCGGGCAAGAACGTTCCTCGAGCAACGGTGTGGGGGACGATCATTTGCGCCGTCGTCTACCTACTCGGCACCTTGGCGGTGTTTGGCACGGTCAGCAATAAGCACCTCCGCATTTCGACCGCCCCGTTCAGCGATGCAGCCAACTCGATTTTCGGCGGGGCATGGTCTGGCGACATCGTCGCCCTCGCCGCGATCGTGTCCGGCATTGGCTGCCTGGTCGCCTGGACCTTCATCGTCGGCGAGATGCCGAACGCCGCCGCGAAAGACGGCATGTTCCCGGCCGTGTTCGCGCGCGAGCGGCACGGGGTGCCTGTGCTCGGGATCCTGGTCTCTACCGTCTTGGCGACCCTCCTCACCGTCGTGGCATATACGAGCTTTCAGCAGGTCTTCACCACCGTGGTTCTGCTCACCGTCTTCACCTCCGTCGTCCCCTACCTCTTCTCTGCCGCAGCCCAGTGCTACTGGCTGATCTCCGGCCGACGGGCGATGGCCTGGCGTGCTTTCGCCAAAGACATGACGGTGGCCGTGGTAGCTCTCGCTTTTACGTTCTGGGCCCTTGCCGGCAGCGGCCAGCAGGCCTGCTACTACGGCGTGTTCTGCTTCCTCCTCGGAGTGCCGCTCTACGTCTGGCTGCGCACCAGTAAAGCCAAGAAAACCTCCCCGACCACTTCCGATCCCACCGACTCGGTCACACCGGCCGACGTCCCACCCCTTAACAAGGAGCTCGTCCCATGA
- a CDS encoding carbamate kinase (reversible synthesis of carbamate and ATP from carbamoyl phosphate and ADP) — MRIMRIVVALGGNALLPRGAHPDAATQVTRLAEAGPALARLATEHQVVIVHGNGPQVGLLALESQNDPALSRPYPLSDLVAETQGLIGSWIQSALEQGGLTKDVVVLVSRTLVDANDPAFTKPTKFVGLPYDEKTAHHLATTLDWAVAQDGSAWRRVVPSPAPVAIPATALAGHLLDQGNTIILAGGGGIPFTLHDGRPDFAECIVDKDAVASIIAWKLEADLLLVLTDVDGIMTGFETPAEEVLRSSTPTELAALSLPAGSMRPKADAVASFVTASGKRAAIGSLDDIEKIVAGQSGTQISADSLLTSMATGGRHTVSAANS, encoded by the coding sequence ATGCGCATCATGAGGATCGTCGTCGCCCTCGGCGGGAACGCACTCCTGCCCAGGGGTGCGCACCCCGACGCGGCCACCCAAGTGACACGCCTTGCAGAAGCCGGCCCCGCCCTTGCCCGACTAGCCACCGAACACCAGGTCGTGATCGTTCACGGAAACGGACCCCAAGTCGGGCTCCTCGCCCTCGAGAGCCAAAACGACCCCGCCCTGTCACGGCCATACCCCCTGAGTGACCTTGTCGCGGAAACCCAAGGACTCATCGGATCCTGGATCCAGAGCGCCTTGGAGCAGGGCGGACTCACCAAAGACGTCGTCGTCCTCGTCAGCAGGACCCTCGTCGACGCCAACGATCCGGCGTTCACCAAGCCGACCAAGTTTGTCGGCTTGCCCTACGACGAAAAGACCGCACACCACCTCGCCACAACCCTCGACTGGGCCGTCGCCCAAGACGGTTCCGCCTGGCGGCGAGTCGTCCCCTCCCCCGCGCCCGTCGCCATCCCGGCCACGGCCCTCGCCGGCCATCTGCTGGACCAGGGCAACACGATCATCCTCGCCGGTGGCGGCGGCATCCCCTTCACCCTGCATGACGGACGACCAGACTTCGCCGAGTGCATCGTCGACAAAGATGCCGTCGCGTCGATAATCGCTTGGAAGCTGGAAGCCGACCTGCTCCTCGTCCTCACCGACGTCGACGGAATCATGACCGGATTCGAGACTCCGGCAGAAGAAGTGCTCCGCTCCAGCACTCCAACCGAGCTAGCTGCACTGTCCTTACCGGCCGGTTCGATGAGGCCAAAAGCCGACGCCGTGGCATCCTTCGTCACCGCCTCCGGAAAACGAGCAGCGATCGGATCCCTCGACGACATCGAAAAGATCGTCGCCGGACAATCTGGCACCCAGATCTCGGCCGACTCCCTGCTGACATCGATGGCGACCGGAGGCCGTCACACGGTATCTGCAGCGAACTCATGA